cgtggcattggttgtaccggcgtatggggagatatgatgatagtatggtatggtcgcacgtggcgtaggttatccggcgtgttgacaggccccatacgtggcgttggtagtaccggcgtatggggggATTATGcgaaatacagagaaatgaaataaggtattgcctatatgtggaattaggttttatggaagaactacgtgtggcttgatccctcaaggagggtacgtaggcagcctaaggtggttaggtgcagccgcagactaatgTTAGTCATAGTTGTATTTGAATGTATTGCCCGCCTTATTCGAGGCATGAATTGTTTTGTTAGCGTGTCTGGTAGTTTGTTGAAATGTTgaaaggccgaaggccatttgtgtgaattgcatgaaatgatattgtgcatgctgccagttgggaatataaattgtgtttttatgcaggtataaatttttgggaaatgtccaatttataggggagactctgccgaaatttcggcagaaagtctcggtctttagtaagtgggcccggcatcggggtgatgtcaggaatttcAAAGGGTTCGTCCCGGGTTTTGGaaaaaattcggggcgggtcctttcacaAGTAGCAGCTACACCTTATTTTGGAGGAATAAGGGGGATGGCTAGGGAACTGTTATAGGGTTTGCCAAATTTTCTTAGAGAGGGAGGAGGGGGCTTTCTAACTCTTAACTATTATATAATCTAGTAAGAATCAGCTCATGTTCATTACTAGGGATTAATTTTATCTAAGAAACGAGTCCTAGATAATTCTTGTTTGACATTTTCCATGATGCCTGTGTAAATTGTCACCTTTAACTTCAATCTTGCTTGGGTTCCAATGTAGCTCAATATTTTGGAAACAAGTTTCAACCACATTGAAGTTTTTTGTAAATACtgtcttcttcaatgctttGTTGCTGCTTCCTATTTgatgtcttaattaaattatgtaaATATGATCTCAACAGATCAAGAAGCTGCAGAGAGAAAATAGGCTTGATGACATTGTGGATGGACACATGAAGATGCACGATCCAAAAGAGGTTGAGACTGTCATTCAGGTCGCATTGCTTTGCACTCAAAGCTCACCCGAGGACCGTCCGACAATGGCACAAGTGGTTAGATTGCTGCAGGGAGTGGATCTAGCAGAGTGGGAGCAGCTTGAGGATGTAAGGAATCGCGAATTCTCACTCCTGTCTCATCACCAGTTTGCCTGGGCTGAAGAGTCTACACATGATCAAGAAGCTATACAATTGTCCAAGGCAAGATAGTAGTTGTTTCCTACATTCCCTAATTTAGAATTAACCCAAATATTACTAATTATTGTACCATATATAGTATaaatgtatatgtgtgtgaaaagataagagaagagaggaaaagaaagtTGTGGGATATCATATAGCCAAAGATaagttttcatttcatataACCACTACGTTTGCGTGGGTGGATATGTATGTGGTCTATGAGACGTTGTTGATTAAATTTTGAGTGGGATTGATTTAAGATACTTTTAATCTTCATCTTTTCCAATCTTCATCTTTACTTGGGTttaataatcaacaagaaggTTTCAGTCCACAACGGAATCCTTTTGGAGCTAAACTGAATGAGTTTCATTTAGGTGCATACGTTAAGAAAAAATTTTGGTGTCAAAACGAATACGATAAAACTCTCAAATGTGTATTCTTTTCCTAGTTACAAATACGATTTACGAGAAGTGGACCTTAAGTAAAGTAATTAAACCTAATAAAGTCCAAATAGGAGACTACAAATTAGGTTATATTTAGAATTCACACTAACACTCACGCTCAAATTGGTGAACACATACCTCCAATCCTCAACTTGACCAATGAGTTGTAACACaccttattttttaattgttttggaCAGAATATGGACTAATTGGTCTTTAGTCTTCACAAATGGAATATTAAttgtcttcattttttaatgaaatgtCTATCCACTTCAACATCTACGATCattattttgtacattatCAATCACAATAGTTCATAGATTCCTTGTACCATTATTCTGTACTCCAGATCTTTTGCTTATTGCTATGCCAAGTGAGAAATTACCTCCAACCAATATACTTGATGTAGAGCTCATGGCAATGATACTACCGGCCCAATCAACATCGGTGTATCTTTTCCACATTTAAATGCCCATGCTTAGAGAACATAAGTCATTTTCTTGTTACtaacttcaaatatctaagtatatGACTTACATCATTTACATGATATTTACTGGGAACATGCACGAACTGACTAAACTACACTCACAGTATATGTCACAAGGTCCAACCAATCTTTGATACATTTCTTTATTCAAGTGGGTAGAGTTCAGGTAAACTCTTGGTAACATTAATATAAATTGCGTTGTTGGAGATTTATGCACTACATCTTGGTAATGCTTCATGTAACAGTATAAGGAaaaagtttatatataaaaaaactcgATCAATTAAAAAGGCGTCAATCTTGTCTTGTATGGTAAGGTCAAGAAAGACAGTCTGCCACACTCACCAGCCCCAGATTAgatatttcttaaaaattgaCTTGGAGTTTGCCTTGAAGACTTACTCAGCATATAAACTGGGCAGAAGAAAGGGAACACCACAACACAAACAATTATCCCCAAATCAGTTCTTGTTCATAAACACTGCTGTCAACCATTTTCTGAAGCTCAAAATAATGGCTGATGCGCTCATTTCCGTGCTGCTAGAACGGTTGGCCTCGACAACCTATGAATACATAGAAGGAGGggtgaaaattgttttgaacGTTGAGGAAGATGTTGAGAAATTCACTCGGACTCTTCGAGTTATTCAAGCTGTGCTTGAGGATGCAGAGCAACGCCAAGTGACGGATCAAGCTGTCAAAATCTGGTTGGATGAGCTGAAAGATATATCCTACCAGATGGTGGATGTGCTGGATGAGTGGAACACAAACATTCTCAAACAACAAGTTGAGAAGCAAGAAAGAGAAGGTGATCCAAATGCTCTTGTTACAAAGAAGAAGGTAcgtttctctagtttctcccGTTACTTTTGTCTTGGCAAAGTCAGTAGGGTGATTCTTCGCCATGACATTGCtctgaaaataaaagatctgAATGATAAGTTAACTGAGATTTatgaggaaagaaaaaagtaccAGTTTCTAAGCAAAGAATTAGGCATTCAACAACCTCAACAACCTCAACGACCTCAAACTGCATCTTTTGTCGATATATCTGAGATATTTGGtcgagaaaatgaaaaaaaggttttgataACAAACTTGTTGAGTGATAGTAGTGCGGAAGGGAAGGGGCTCCTTATCATCCCTATTGTCGGGATGGGAGGCATGGGAAAAACAACTTTAACCCAACTAGCCTATAATGATGACCGAGTCAAAACCCATTTTGATTTGAGGAAATGGGTTTGTGTTTCAGACCCTTTTGATGAGATTAAGATTGCCAAAGCCATTATTGGTCAAAACGCCCCAAATTCAAATGAGTTGGATGAGGTCTTGCAATGTATGTCTACATCCATCCAGGGCAAAAGGTTTCTCCTTGTCCTGGATGATGTATGGACCGATGATCCTAAAAAGTGGGAACAATTAAAGGTACCATTAATCCAAAATGGTGCTAAAGGCAACAGAATATTGGTGACCACAAGAAAACATGAGGTTGCCAAAATGATGAGAGCAACAAGAAACATGATTAATCTGAGAGAGTTGAATGATGAATGTTGTTTGTCAATCTTCAATCACATGGCCTTTTCGGATAGGGATGTACATGAGTTTGGAGATATTAGTAAGGAAATTGTAAAGAAGTGTAAAGGTTTGCCTCTTGCTGCAAAGACTTTGGGTAGTCTCATGCAGAATAAGACAAAAATGGGAGAATGGAAAGAAGTTTTGCATAGTAAGATATGGGATCTAGACAAGGTCGAGCAAGAAGTTTTCCAACCCCTATTCCTAAGTTATAATGATTTGGCCCCAACAATTAAATGTTGCCTTTTATATTGTGCTACTTTTCCAAAAGATTACAAGTTTAAACGAGATGATTTGATTAAACTTTGGATGGCACAAGACTATGTTATTTCGAAAGGGAATAAAGAAAAGGGAACAACAGGTGATGCAGTTTTTGACAACTTAGTGGCACGGTCATTTTTCCAAGATTTTGAGATAGATCTTGACACCAGTACCATTACAGGTTGCAAAATGCATGATATTGTGCATGACTTTGTACAATTTCTCACCAAGAATGAGTGTTTGATTATCGATCATGGTGAGGAAACTACCAGCGAATCAAAGGTATTTGGTGATAAAGTTCGTCATTTGACCTTGAGATATGTTCCTGAAGGTCCACTTCCACTTTTTATCTCATCTTACGATTGCAAAAATCTCCGCACGCTCGCAACTTTTGATTCAAGAATTACTACCATAgacccaaatttaattttacaatTGAAATGTCTTAGGACATTAAATTTGAGTCTTAATCCCATCAAAGAACTCCCGAAGGAGATTGGTGAATTGATACATTTGAGGCATATTGATTTGTCTTTCAATAGTATACTGAAGAAATTACCAGATACTATTTGTGGTTTGTACAATTTGTCAACCTTGCGCCTTGTGCTCTGCTCTAACCTTACAAAACTGCCTGAAAACATGGGAAACTTGATTAACTTAAAGCATCTTTACGTTGAGTATTGTGGTCTTCTGGAGTCGTTCCCCAAAGTGATAGGGAGATTAACAAGTTTGCAAACACTAGATGTGTGTTCATGTGGTGGCGACAAAGATGAAGCATTCCAAATTGGGGATCTGAGAAACTTGAACCTTGAGGGAAGTCTGAAAATACAACTTCGGGGGGATGCCACAGATAAGAGCGAGGTTGAGAAAGCACAATTCTGGGACAAAAAGCTATTTAATCTCACTGTTGATTTTGCAGGGCAGACGAACAGTGTGGAAATACTGAATGCCTTACGACCGCACCCAGATTTGGAATCCTTAGGGATTTGGGATCATAATGGCACCACGTGGCCCAATTGGATTCAGTCTTTACACAATTTGAGATTCCTTACTGTTGATGGGGGGACACTCTGTCAACTTTGGCCTCTTGGGAAATTGGAATGCCTTGAAAGACTGGCCCTATACAGTATGGAAGGAGTGAAAAAGGTCGGTGTTGAATTTTTGAGATTAGAAGATCAAACCTCATTCAGAATCAGATCACCCCAAATATTATTcccaaaattgaaactacTCTGCTTTTACGACATGTGGAATTGGGAAGAGTGGGAAGGCGTGGAAGAGTGGACGAAAGAAGATTCTGAAATTACAATCATGCCGTGCCTTTCTGAGTTAAGAATTGGCGACTGCGAATTGCTAAAGGCACTGCCAGACTTCATCTTCAAAACACCACTGCAGACTCTTGGCATCAGCAGATGTCGGAGACTTGCAGAGCATTACGAAGAAGGCAATGGAGAGTGGGCCAAGATTTCTGCTAAGATCCCAAACATCCGCATTTCCTCCGGGTAATTGAACTCTAGCAATCTCTTATTTACCTACTTATGTATGAATTCCAACAATGATCATATTTGTTTCCTTGAAAATCTTCAGAAGGTGATGACTCGCTAGGCACATTTATGAAACATCTGTCTCGGCGGCATATATAATCTTGAGATGGTGACTCGCTAAAACTGTAAGTAATTGTTCGCATTTATGATATCATGATTTTTCTATGAAGAGGATTTTTCAAATGAGTATGAAAGGTGCTTTGATCTGCCTAAtttagtgaatctccctaaattaatttacacgaggtttgttgttttgtttaatctGCATGCTTTAGTTGtttctcaaaaaatttaattcccGAATTGAGAAATGATTGCAAGAAGCAAATTAATTGATCAACTATGTATGTGTCATCATTTCAGGGACCCTATTGAAGCAATTAGAGTGATGTAAATCATCAAGTGTCAGCCTACGGAAGTTCCAATAActgaaattttgattattttcatCACTGCCTTGACAGAGACATGGTGAATTTGGAAGGTCTACTGAGCTTGATGATTGCcctgatttttttgttttgtaagcACCTACTATTTAACTAATCTACTGGTGTATTGATCATTTGCAAAACTTCCTTTGTGTCATTAATTCGTAAAATGTACTCTTGAGGAACTCGTGAATTTGGCTTTCTCTTATTTTATTGTGTATCAGTTCCCAGTTTTTCTGTTCCTCTAGGTGGtgtgttttgtttgtcttGAGTAACTTTGATTTGGTGTGTGTTCTTAAGCTAGAAAAGTCACTAATGATTCAGGATTTCCATCTCCTCATCCTCTGGCGTGAGTGAAGGGGCTATagtaataatagtaataatagtaatatTAGTAAGCTAGTATTTGCTATATAATGAACGGAATATGTGCTAAattattgagctgcacgtaaagtagatgagatacaacatttaacgaggttcggctatgcctacgtcttCGGAGAGCAGtagcagtaacttttccactatataaaataatagggctacaactttagtgtttaaaATATTTGTGGCTcattgaattttctctcttggagaatttctctctgctctctttcctaTCCACTCACTCACCTTCTTTCTTCcctattttcctcttttctaaGCACTCTCTTCTCCTGATGGaggtatgtatttataggccTATGGCCATTCACTTCACAAATTAATTGGCAGACAAACATCATTAatattcttcaatcaattGGGTAGTGGGGCTTGCCATTTTGGGATCTacatttacaacactcccccttggataCCACAAATGATATGTTAATTGCATCATTAAAGACgtgcttggagaaaacctagtgaggtagaaaactgatggaaggaagaagagtACAACAATCTGTATAACATACTTCTGAATGCTCCCCCAGGTTAATATCTTCCCCTGATGTCTTCATGACTATCTTTTGGAGTGAGAATCTTTCGGAGTGAGTGGAGGATGTAGCCATTAACAATTCTCGTAgttgagtaagtaaatatatttccagtgagctatctctatgtaaatcatagaaattttcagagtccgcgtttccaacaaaacttgggctatttgtaagttcacttgaaagaATATGCCCGTACATGGTGTTATGcggagatagcatcaaatatacctcacatcatcccaaaatgatggtgatggagttgagccctatctggaaaatatgatgttcggtccaatatacttccggaaaatccttaaagtgtccaacggataatcctcataaaaatgcttcaatactttcttagtataagcaagaatctcgttggcataatgctcgatctttaagtcgagacaaatatttcttgaactcttcagaagctttaatgtgttgcaaacacattataatcaatatactcactgaggcaatttatgcacattaacattgagtacagattttgtgcttcaggcacatgtcattcagggacttgcttcatgcaatttcaatcctttcaaggattttgtttaaagggattaaactttatgacacattatatagctttaacccagctatttatacatctttagggaatcgcttctggcaatatgctccgtgcatttaataacccttaaagataacatgttggtctccgtaaatgtgcaataaaggggcacaattgaatctataaatatggagaaaacccaacattccttgtttatgccaaaaacattgtgtcatacaaagtaggtatattcccttttattccgaacacccaagtataactttcagtattaacaaattttggggttcgtactgtgggtttgttctttcacgttcattcttatctataatggaattacctcattccattttggccaatgatattgtcgacatttaataattgaacgtggttccaatcaacacagcccattgatgatttgagtagctactccaaaacaaaatttgtcattcatcaattcatgatcccaccattctcatgtgcatgcgcatacatcaattataagcatttctttgcttttgggtacccaagccacttcagggggcttttattatgtgagaatgtggattataacctccaatggagcgttattttatagtagggcgtggataatctccatttagggagttggaacatttagaacccatatatttgtcatgctgcaggcatgccacagattaatacatacatgtcaattaatttctgggactttaacccatacaatttgctacgcattaggcgtgcacaatatcaatattgacatgtcaaaggattgtcctttcgggacttcaatccacatcatttgctacgcaacaggcgtgcatcatattgatcactgctatacccatattttgttcttatgggactttaatctgtgcagtgtattatcaatgtatccaacttgcaatctgtaaaatttgcgttaataattcatggatacatacaagccattcttttggaacggatacttatctccccatttggttacctttcaagataaaatatcaaataagtatataagcataaaataacacaagtattgcttacatccttaggtgggagaaacttttctcaagtattaTTCAAActcgtatcggcccagtaaatataatgtagcgcttgatgatctagttatatcctgcaagagcaaaaatcacaattcttttgcctctgtcaaaacaaataaccctcagagttaggatcacttcatggattctttcttcagatgttcattctaaagaaataaaatcccttatgaacatagagttatagaaagaaagaaaagatacaaaaattgtgatattgattgcaaggtaaggtaagcaatcaaggaaggaagctggtgggagcagaacaacaagctctcatttctcctagtctagaaggacctcaggagattagagcataaggtcgccttcacagtttcctgatgtagcggaaacgtgatcagggatagtctcgcttcctgaatggatgatcagagatagtcttgcttctcgggcatattgagtgctcactgataagaaaaacaagtagatatcgcatcactaggtatggagaaaactggatgtcttctgcaaagaaaatttcgttagtaacacatttatacacaaataaaggaataggtagaaccggtgaatttcaaattaaccataggaaaattgcgagattctcgaggtgcttttgaaaaaatagctccgtgaaatccgcaaagcaagatcagctttgatgaaaataatacttgaaaatgccgaaagtgccgacaaaCATTAATAGAGGCCGCGTGCCGACAAACATTAATGGAGGCCACGTGCCGACAAACATTAATGGAGGccgcgtgaagttttggaatctggaaaagaaaaagagaatatggggatccgagaagatattgggatcctgaaaagttgccacatttccgtctatagatattgcttatacaaaacttgattggagcaactgcgtttcaactcaacttccttcattttctgaaactttagtttttctaagactttcttcgaaaccttcttaaaatggcatcctcttcttcctgcccaaattatttcaatttaaatgatgctcccacaacaaccagtgatgccaaagtttggcgtccatcctttgtatcccaaaatcgtcatctcacagttaatgattctgtgatgatgaatgatgctactgctgtcatagtagctaggaatttcattactccaatggatgaaatattgttaacagggaggtctgaggaagaggctattgatgactcaatggcttttagcattcaaattgctgcttctgtttctaacatggctgatcgtttgcgtgctagagcaaacgaggttcagaagctaacaactgaaaattcgtctcttcaaagaatgcttcatgagtctcaacaagaggttgagaaacttaaaggagagaataatgccttgttgaaactggtgagttcgtactctgttgatacactgagaaggctagacatgctgcaggtctccaatgaaagaattttgggagaccacgagaggctcatggctaagcttaagaggcgccgtcctcttccttcagaggcttctagaacataatgtaattttatagattttacagggcctgcaccttcattgcaggtggaaaaaatctatctgttatatgctcctttcctgttataataattgcgcacattcttaaacttgcacctgtggtttttacgtcttttcaaaatgacggtttggaaccttgtgccttataggttcaaataaccacattgactttcccaaatttcatatttcaacgcATGTGAGCCCGTAACTTCTGGCCCGGGCTAAACACAtactcagaatttattcgcccttttcaaatggacatgaaatatggattgagtaaaagccacgataatatcgcaatatagtagtgaagagcattaactactatatacccacaacttcaagttcaggatctctcatatatttgggtccatgggcttccgccccagatataacaaaatatgtggggagcctcaattcatcatttgaagtttatactgatattatccatttcacggtgtattcttaacaaccgaattcacaaaatatatttcttccttgaggtgtcgattataacataatcgaactttattaagttcatcattctcttgtgccaaagaaatatgtggtgtaccacaatttgcaataatacctcaagggttgtccatttaactgttggaactttaggttctcaacactgttagattttgaacttcaggccaaaatcacatattctcatggtatggacattcaatccccttagattttgaacttcgggccaaaatcacatattctcatggtatggacatttttacaattttctgtacatatttcgggacttcaagcccttacataattgtccatattttgaggaacttttggcatctcatttaattgctcatccatgagtttaaggaactgcaggttcccttttgtatatagtgacggtttacccaaaatggttaatatttatgcatacatcactattcatgtatacggtactattcatcaagtcatgaatacgtatctattcatgtgtacagtacatttgccagtacagttgttatccatgtgtacggcactatTAACCAATaaggtactgttacatcattaaggaaccccaggtccttatttacatgttaaggatcaaggatcttcaagtccgatctcttgtttacaagtatagtaccagagagactgccagctcttatatcattatcatcatcaaggatcttcaggt
The genomic region above belongs to Prunus dulcis unplaced genomic scaffold, ALMONDv2, whole genome shotgun sequence and contains:
- the LOC117612954 gene encoding putative disease resistance protein RGA3, translated to MADALISVLLERLASTTYEYIEGGVKIVLNVEEDVEKFTRTLRVIQAVLEDAEQRQVTDQAVKIWLDELKDISYQMVDVLDEWNTNILKQQVEKQEREGDPNALVTKKKVRFSSFSRYFCLGKVSRVILRHDIALKIKDLNDKLTEIYEERKKYQFLSKELGIQQPQQPQRPQTASFVDISEIFGRENEKKVLITNLLSDSSAEGKGLLIIPIVGMGGMGKTTLTQLAYNDDRVKTHFDLRKWVCVSDPFDEIKIAKAIIGQNAPNSNELDEVLQCMSTSIQGKRFLLVLDDVWTDDPKKWEQLKVPLIQNGAKGNRILVTTRKHEVAKMMRATRNMINLRELNDECCLSIFNHMAFSDRDVHEFGDISKEIVKKCKGLPLAAKTLGSLMQNKTKMGEWKEVLHSKIWDLDKVEQEVFQPLFLSYNDLAPTIKCCLLYCATFPKDYKFKRDDLIKLWMAQDYVISKGNKEKGTTGDAVFDNLVARSFFQDFEIDLDTSTITGCKMHDIVHDFVQFLTKNECLIIDHGEETTSESKVFGDKVRHLTLRYVPEGPLPLFISSYDCKNLRTLATFDSRITTIDPNLILQLKCLRTLNLSLNPIKELPKEIGELIHLRHIDLSFNSILKKLPDTICGLYNLSTLRLVLCSNLTKLPENMGNLINLKHLYVEYCGLLESFPKVIGRLTSLQTLDVCSCGGDKDEAFQIGDLRNLNLEGSLKIQLRGDATDKSEVEKAQFWDKKLFNLTVDFAGQTNSVEILNALRPHPDLESLGIWDHNGTTWPNWIQSLHNLRFLTVDGGTLCQLWPLGKLECLERLALYSMEGVKKVGVEFLRLEDQTSFRIRSPQILFPKLKLLCFYDMWNWEEWEGVEEWTKEDSEITIMPCLSELRIGDCELLKALPDFIFKTPLQTLGISRCRRLAEHYEEGNGEWAKISAKIPNIRISSGR